A genomic stretch from Desulfolutivibrio sulfodismutans DSM 3696 includes:
- a CDS encoding HD-GYP domain-containing protein, protein MHVDEYPILIDQLCPGLFVRLETATDIGSLPKKAFKITNAEQIEEIRRLGIRHVICISDKSDRLPISLEELDKQADPGLSGRPAKAFKTPVSLELLGLKRETIARNKERRDRFAACEKRYDDAVSQVVGVLKKAAKPSDAVLDAAREMVDSLVNTFLSDLDVVVSLMTTKPREETRNYHALNVTVLSLMLARELGLGKSQMHDLGMGALFHDVGKGRVPIQRFTKGNMTTLNRVVREYYREHPVLGAKIVSAFPDFPPAALDVVLKHHETLDGQGFPSGLTAEDIPVLARIAAVADAYDTLCNRRDEVGFATPHEALRAMYGKKTSLDQMLLASFIRNIGVYPPGSIVELSSGLTGMVVSSSPKASFRPSVLVHHPDIPRKEALLIDLTIEEDLKILRALRPEELPREVFAYLNPVRRANYYVDTLPPA, encoded by the coding sequence ATGCATGTCGATGAATATCCGATTTTGATCGACCAATTGTGCCCGGGACTCTTCGTGCGTCTGGAAACGGCCACGGACATCGGCTCCCTCCCCAAAAAGGCCTTCAAGATCACCAATGCGGAACAGATCGAGGAGATCCGGCGGCTGGGCATCCGCCACGTCATCTGCATTTCCGACAAGTCCGACCGGCTGCCCATTTCCCTTGAGGAACTGGACAAACAGGCCGACCCAGGCCTTTCGGGACGGCCCGCAAAGGCCTTCAAGACACCTGTATCCCTGGAGCTTTTGGGTCTGAAGCGGGAAACCATCGCCCGCAACAAAGAACGCCGCGACCGCTTCGCCGCCTGCGAAAAGCGGTACGACGATGCCGTTTCCCAGGTTGTCGGGGTTTTGAAAAAGGCGGCCAAGCCGTCGGATGCCGTGCTGGACGCGGCCCGGGAAATGGTGGACTCCCTGGTGAACACCTTTTTGTCCGACCTCGACGTGGTGGTCAGCCTCATGACCACCAAGCCCCGGGAGGAAACCCGAAACTATCACGCCTTAAATGTCACCGTGCTGTCCCTGATGCTGGCCCGGGAGCTCGGGCTCGGCAAATCCCAGATGCACGACCTGGGCATGGGGGCGCTTTTCCACGACGTGGGCAAGGGCCGCGTGCCCATCCAGCGTTTCACCAAAGGCAACATGACCACCTTAAACCGGGTCGTGCGCGAATATTACCGCGAGCATCCGGTGCTTGGGGCCAAGATCGTCTCGGCCTTCCCGGACTTTCCGCCAGCGGCCCTGGACGTGGTGCTCAAGCATCACGAGACCCTCGACGGCCAGGGGTTTCCCTCCGGGCTTACGGCCGAGGACATTCCGGTTCTGGCCCGCATCGCGGCCGTGGCCGACGCCTACGACACCCTGTGCAACCGCCGGGACGAGGTCGGTTTCGCCACGCCGCATGAGGCCCTGCGGGCCATGTACGGGAAGAAAACCAGCCTGGACCAGATGCTTCTGGCCTCGTTTATCCGCAACATCGGGGTCTACCCTCCGGGGAGCATCGTGGAGCTGTCGAGCGGCCTGACCGGCATGGTGGTGTCCTCCAGCCCCAAGGCCTCGTTTCGGCCGAGCGTCCTGGTGCATCATCCGGACATCCCTCGAAAAGAGGCCCTGCTCATCGACCTGACCATCGAGGAGGATCTCAAGATCCTCCGGGCCCTGCGCCCCGAAGAACTGCCCCGGGAGGTTTTCGCCTATTTAAATCCCGTGCGGCGGGCCAACTACTACGTGGACACCCTGCCGCCGGCCTAA
- a CDS encoding tetratricopeptide repeat protein gives MTDDIPAKRLRGVFSTESSHYLGFGGSRRRVRQQIFVMAEEQEDGDFSTQRLNRNFLPSGPIKTLKREELLRKYIPEPSIYMNKVVPIMRRMEETVERGDRHRERSELFSAEFEYQTALGLDEDHVRATFGLGLTYLERHEVENAERVFRKLVRLEAAFQTEHKHLFNEFGIQMRKRGMYSQAMKYYARAYQLSKDDEHLIYNMARTLFEKGNPKVSRRFLEKALRMNPNFEECRQFLEYLDTRKEGKDAPPPPPDQATLVVESVPGLPGS, from the coding sequence ATGACGGACGACATCCCAGCCAAACGCTTGCGGGGCGTTTTTTCCACCGAGTCTTCGCACTATTTAGGCTTTGGCGGCTCCCGTCGGCGGGTACGCCAACAGATCTTCGTCATGGCCGAGGAGCAGGAGGACGGAGACTTCAGCACCCAGCGCCTCAACCGCAATTTTTTGCCCTCCGGACCCATAAAAACCCTCAAACGCGAGGAGTTGCTGCGGAAATACATCCCCGAACCCTCCATTTACATGAACAAGGTCGTGCCCATCATGCGCCGCATGGAGGAGACCGTGGAGCGGGGGGACAGGCACCGGGAGCGCAGCGAACTGTTTTCTGCGGAGTTTGAATATCAGACGGCCCTGGGGCTTGACGAGGATCATGTCCGGGCCACCTTCGGCCTGGGGCTCACCTATCTGGAACGCCACGAGGTGGAAAACGCCGAACGGGTCTTCCGCAAGCTGGTCCGCCTGGAAGCGGCGTTCCAGACGGAGCACAAGCACCTGTTCAATGAGTTCGGCATCCAGATGCGCAAACGCGGCATGTATTCCCAGGCCATGAAATACTACGCCCGGGCCTATCAGCTCAGCAAAGACGACGAACACCTCATCTACAACATGGCCCGCACGCTTTTTGAGAAGGGAAATCCCAAGGTTTCCAGGCGATTTCTGGAGAAGGCGTTGCGCATGAACCCGAATTTCGAGGAGTGCCGCCAGTTTTTGGAATACCTCGACACCAGGAAGGAGGGAAAGGACGCCCCGCCTCCGCCACCGGACCAAGCGACCCTGGTGGTGGAATCCGTCCCTGGCCTGCCGGGCTCCTGA